In the genome of Variibacter gotjawalensis, one region contains:
- a CDS encoding ABC transporter ATP-binding protein has protein sequence MSDKPLVEVSDLGRIYDVSQPWLNRVIERTPRRLLVAAAGVTFTIGPRETFGLVGESGSGKSTLAKMVVGLVPPTSGEVKIDGVSMSRTADAAQRAKLRRRIQMIFQDPYASLNPRWRAEDIIAEPLEAFGMLKGREHKRERVAELLRLVSLDPADGKKYPHEFSGGQRQRIAIARALSSNPEFIVCDEPTSALDVSVQAQILNLMRDLQSQFGLTYLFISHNLAVVRHMATRIGVMYLGRIVEIAPARDLFKAPRHPYTRMLLDAIPDIQNTGKARKQIEGEIPNPITPPPGCTFHPRCPHVFDRCRKERPALLPAGTAQGATQVACHAVEEGRITVAPPLATTTV, from the coding sequence ATGAGCGACAAGCCTCTCGTCGAAGTCTCCGACCTCGGCCGCATCTACGACGTCTCGCAGCCTTGGCTCAACCGCGTCATCGAGCGCACGCCGCGCCGCCTGCTCGTTGCCGCCGCGGGCGTCACCTTCACGATCGGCCCGCGCGAGACCTTCGGCCTCGTCGGCGAATCCGGCTCGGGCAAATCGACCCTCGCCAAGATGGTGGTCGGCCTCGTGCCGCCGACCTCCGGCGAGGTGAAGATCGACGGCGTCTCGATGAGCCGCACGGCGGACGCGGCGCAGCGCGCAAAACTCCGCCGCCGCATCCAGATGATCTTCCAGGACCCCTACGCCAGCCTCAATCCGCGCTGGCGCGCCGAGGACATCATCGCGGAGCCGCTCGAAGCTTTCGGCATGCTCAAAGGCCGCGAGCACAAACGCGAGCGCGTCGCCGAGCTTCTGCGCCTCGTCAGCCTCGATCCGGCCGACGGCAAAAAGTACCCGCACGAATTCTCCGGCGGCCAGCGCCAGCGCATCGCAATCGCGCGCGCCCTCTCGTCCAATCCGGAATTCATCGTCTGCGACGAGCCGACCTCCGCGCTCGACGTCTCGGTGCAGGCGCAGATCCTCAACCTGATGCGCGATCTGCAATCGCAATTCGGGCTGACCTACCTCTTCATCAGCCACAACCTCGCGGTCGTCCGCCACATGGCGACCCGCATCGGCGTCATGTATCTCGGCCGCATCGTCGAGATCGCTCCGGCGCGCGACCTCTTCAAGGCGCCACGCCACCCCTATACGCGCATGCTGCTGGACGCGATTCCGGACATCCAGAATACCGGCAAGGCCCGCAAACAGATCGAGGGCGAAATCCCGAATCCGATCACGCCGCCGCCCGGGTGCACTTTCCACCCCCGCTGCCCGCACGTTTTCGACCGCTGCCGCAAGGAACGGCCCGCTTTGCTGCCCGCCGGAACCGCCCAAGGTGCCACTCAAGTCGCTTGCCATGCGGTCGAGGAAGGCCGGATCACGGTCGCCCCGCCGCTGGCGACGACAACCGTTTGA